In a genomic window of Staphylococcus taiwanensis:
- a CDS encoding succinate dehydrogenase cytochrome b558 subunit codes for MAKSKNEFYLRRIHSLLGIIPIGAFLIVHLVVNHQATQGADAFNKVTGFMESIPFLLAVEFLLIYIPILYHGLYGIHIAFTAKENIGHYSLFRNWMFALQRFSGIVTFVFIFMHLWQTTIQKYFFGKAVDFELMHKTLENPLWVVIYMICVVCVIFHFSNGLWSFLVTWGFLQSKKSQRVFTWVSLIVFLVLAYIGVTAILAFV; via the coding sequence TTGGCAAAGTCTAAAAATGAATTTTACCTAAGACGTATTCACTCGTTACTAGGTATTATTCCAATTGGTGCATTCTTAATTGTTCACTTAGTTGTGAACCATCAAGCGACACAAGGGGCAGATGCTTTTAATAAGGTAACTGGCTTTATGGAATCAATTCCATTTTTATTAGCAGTTGAATTTTTATTAATTTATATTCCAATTTTATACCATGGTTTATATGGTATTCATATCGCGTTTACAGCAAAAGAAAACATCGGTCACTATTCATTATTTAGAAACTGGATGTTTGCATTACAAAGATTCTCAGGTATTGTGACATTCGTATTTATCTTCATGCATTTATGGCAAACTACAATTCAAAAATACTTCTTTGGTAAAGCAGTTGATTTTGAATTGATGCACAAAACACTTGAAAATCCATTGTGGGTTGTTATCTACATGATTTGTGTTGTATGTGTTATTTTCCATTTTTCAAATGGTCTATGGTCATTCTTAGTTACATGGGGATTCTTACAATCTAAAAAATCTCAACGTGTATTTACTTGGGTTTCTTTAATTGTATTCTTAGTTCTTGCGTACATTGGAGTAACAGCAATTTTAGCATTCGTATAA
- the sdhB gene encoding succinate dehydrogenase iron-sulfur subunit: MADTQSVKETPEELRNNDTQSTQKNQDKQEQKEPKQKSIKLIIKRQDNQESKPYEETFEIPYKENMNVIACLMEIRRNPINSKGEKTTPVTWDMNCLEEVCGACSMVINGRARQSCSAIVDQLEQPIRLEPMSTFPVIRDLQVDRTRMFDNLKRMKAWIPIDGTYDLGPGPRMPEKKRQTAYELSKCMTCGVCLEVCPNVTPNNKFVGAQAISQVRLFDLHPTGAMTKDERLDALMSAGGLQACGNSQNCVNACPKGIPLTTSIAAMNRETTFHMFKSFFGSDHKVD; encoded by the coding sequence ATGGCTGACACTCAATCAGTAAAAGAAACTCCGGAAGAATTACGCAATAATGACACTCAAAGCACTCAGAAAAATCAAGATAAACAAGAGCAAAAAGAACCAAAACAAAAATCAATTAAATTAATTATCAAACGTCAAGATAATCAAGAATCTAAACCTTATGAAGAAACGTTTGAAATTCCATATAAAGAAAACATGAACGTCATTGCATGTTTAATGGAAATAAGACGTAATCCGATTAATAGTAAAGGTGAAAAAACAACGCCTGTTACTTGGGATATGAACTGTCTAGAAGAGGTTTGTGGTGCTTGTTCAATGGTTATTAATGGCCGTGCTAGACAATCATGTTCAGCAATCGTTGATCAATTAGAACAACCTATCCGTTTAGAACCAATGAGTACTTTCCCAGTTATTCGTGATTTACAAGTAGATCGTACTAGAATGTTCGATAACTTAAAACGTATGAAAGCGTGGATTCCAATCGATGGTACCTATGATTTAGGACCTGGTCCACGTATGCCTGAGAAAAAACGTCAAACGGCATACGAATTATCTAAATGTATGACTTGTGGTGTATGTTTAGAAGTTTGTCCAAACGTTACACCTAATAATAAATTTGTTGGTGCACAAGCAATTTCTCAAGTACGTTTATTTGATTTACATCCTACTGGTGCAATGACAAAAGATGAACGTTTAGATGCATTAATGAGTGCAGGTGGTTTACAAGCTTGTGGTAACTCACAAAACTGTGTAAATGCTTGTCCAAAAGGTATTCCATTGACAACGTCAATTGCAGCGATGAACAGAGAAACAACATTCCATATGTTTAAATCATTCTTTGGTTCAGACCACAAAGTAGATTAA
- the sdhA gene encoding succinate dehydrogenase flavoprotein subunit, with the protein MAEKKIIVVGGGLAGLMSTIKAAEQGAHVDLFSIVPVKRSHSVCAQGGINGAVNTKGEGDSPWIHFDDTVYGGDFLANQPPVKAMAEAAPSIIHLLDRMGVMFSRTKEGLLDFRRFGGTLYHRTAFAGATTGQQLLYALDEQVRSFEVDGLVTKYEGWEFLGIVKDEENAARGIVAQNMTTSEIKSFGSDAVIMATGGPGIIFGKTTNSMINTGSAASIVYQQGAKYANGEFIQIHPTAIPGDDKLRLMSESARGEGGRIWTYKDGKPWYFLEEKYPDYGNLVPRDIATREIFDVCINQKLGINGENMVYLDLSHKDPHELDVKLGGIIEIYEKFTGDDPRKVPMKIFPAVHYSMGGLYVDYDQMTNIKGLFAAGECDFSQHGGNRLGANSLLSAIYGGTVAGPNAIKYVENVETTYTDLDESIYQKRVDEEQERFDKLLNMRGSENAYKLHRELGEIMTANVTVVRENDKLLETDKKIVELMKRYEDIDMEDTQTWSNQAVFFTRQLWNMLVLARVITIGAYNRNESRGAHYKPEFPDRNDDEWLKTTLAEYQSKTEAPKFTYEPVDVSLIPPRKRDYTSKSKGGKK; encoded by the coding sequence ATGGCAGAGAAAAAAATTATTGTTGTCGGTGGAGGACTTGCCGGTCTGATGTCAACAATTAAAGCTGCAGAACAAGGTGCGCACGTAGATTTATTCTCAATCGTACCTGTTAAACGTTCGCACTCTGTATGTGCCCAAGGTGGTATTAACGGTGCGGTAAATACCAAAGGTGAAGGTGATTCACCTTGGATTCACTTTGACGATACAGTTTATGGTGGTGACTTCTTAGCAAACCAACCACCTGTTAAAGCTATGGCAGAAGCCGCACCATCAATTATTCATTTATTAGACCGTATGGGCGTTATGTTTAGTAGAACAAAAGAAGGTCTATTAGACTTCAGACGTTTTGGTGGTACGTTATATCATAGAACAGCTTTCGCAGGTGCCACTACTGGTCAACAACTTTTATATGCACTTGATGAACAAGTACGTTCATTTGAAGTGGATGGTTTAGTAACGAAATATGAAGGTTGGGAATTCCTAGGTATTGTTAAAGATGAGGAAAATGCTGCAAGAGGTATTGTTGCTCAAAATATGACTACTTCTGAAATTAAATCATTTGGTTCAGATGCTGTTATCATGGCTACTGGTGGTCCTGGTATCATCTTCGGTAAAACAACAAACTCAATGATTAATACAGGTTCAGCAGCGTCTATTGTTTACCAACAAGGTGCTAAATATGCCAATGGTGAATTTATCCAAATCCATCCAACAGCGATTCCTGGTGACGACAAACTACGCTTAATGAGTGAATCAGCACGTGGTGAAGGTGGCCGTATTTGGACGTATAAAGACGGTAAACCTTGGTACTTCTTAGAAGAAAAATATCCTGACTATGGTAACTTAGTACCACGTGATATCGCAACACGTGAAATTTTTGATGTGTGTATTAATCAAAAATTAGGTATCAATGGTGAAAACATGGTATACCTTGATTTGTCTCATAAAGATCCACATGAGTTAGATGTTAAACTTGGTGGAATCATTGAAATCTATGAGAAATTTACTGGAGATGACCCACGTAAAGTTCCAATGAAAATTTTCCCAGCAGTTCACTACTCAATGGGTGGCTTATATGTTGACTATGATCAAATGACTAACATTAAAGGTTTATTTGCAGCCGGAGAATGTGACTTCTCACAACATGGTGGTAACCGTTTAGGTGCTAACTCATTACTATCTGCAATTTATGGTGGAACAGTTGCTGGACCGAATGCGATTAAATATGTTGAAAACGTTGAAACAACATATACTGATTTAGATGAAAGTATATATCAAAAACGTGTTGATGAAGAACAAGAACGTTTCGATAAATTATTAAATATGCGTGGTTCTGAAAATGCATATAAACTTCACCGTGAACTAGGTGAAATTATGACAGCAAATGTAACTGTTGTACGTGAAAACGATAAATTATTAGAAACTGACAAAAAAATTGTAGAATTGATGAAACGATATGAAGATATTGATATGGAAGATACACAAACTTGGAGTAACCAAGCAGTATTCTTTACGCGTCAATTATGGAACATGCTAGTACTAGCACGTGTTATTACAATTGGTGCATATAACCGTAATGAATCACGTGGTGCACATTACAAACCTGAATTCCCAGATCGTAATGACGATGAATGGTTAAAAACAACGTTAGCTGAATATCAAAGTAAAACAGAAGCACCTAAATTTACTTATGAACCAGTTGATGTAAGTTTAATTCCACCACGTAAACGTGACTATACTAGTAAGTCTAAAGGAGGTAAAAAATAA
- the racE gene encoding glutamate racemase has product MNKPIGVIDSGVGGLTVAKEIMRQLPNETIYYLGDIARCPYGPRPGDEVKKFTTQLAKKLMEFDIKMLVIACNTATAVALEHLQQILPIPVIGVIEPGSRTAIMTTKNQNVLVLGTEGTIKSEAYRHHIKRINPNVHVYGVACPGFVPLVEQMRYDDPTITSIVIHQTLKQWRNTDADTIILGCTHYPLLYKPIKDYFGGEKKVISSGLETAREVSALLTFSNEHASYTRHPDHRFFATGDTMHIKNIIGQWLKLNVDVERISVE; this is encoded by the coding sequence ATGAATAAACCAATAGGTGTTATAGATTCTGGTGTGGGAGGCTTAACTGTAGCTAAAGAAATTATGCGACAGCTTCCTAATGAGACTATCTATTATTTAGGAGATATAGCAAGATGTCCCTATGGTCCACGACCTGGAGATGAAGTGAAAAAGTTTACAACACAATTAGCTAAAAAATTGATGGAATTTGATATTAAAATGTTAGTAATTGCCTGTAATACTGCAACTGCTGTAGCTTTAGAGCATTTACAACAGATATTACCTATTCCAGTGATTGGTGTTATTGAACCCGGTTCAAGAACTGCAATTATGACAACTAAAAATCAAAATGTACTCGTATTAGGCACTGAAGGGACAATTAAATCTGAAGCCTATCGTCATCATATTAAACGTATTAATCCAAACGTTCATGTCTATGGTGTAGCTTGTCCTGGTTTTGTACCTTTAGTAGAACAAATGCGATATGATGATCCCACTATAACGAGTATAGTGATTCATCAAACTTTAAAACAATGGCGAAATACCGATGCAGATACCATTATATTAGGCTGTACACATTATCCATTACTTTATAAACCCATTAAAGATTATTTTGGCGGTGAGAAAAAAGTCATTTCTTCAGGACTAGAGACGGCTCGTGAAGTTAGTGCGTTACTCACTTTTAGTAATGAACATGCAAGTTATACTCGCCATCCTGACCATCGTTTTTTCGCAACAGGTGACACGATGCACATTAAAAATATTATTGGACAATGGTTGAAACTAAACGTCGACGTTGAACGAATTAGCGTTGAATAA
- a CDS encoding XTP/dITP diphosphatase: MADIVIASNNKGKINDFKAIFPKDNVIGISEVIKDFDVEETGTTFEENARLKSEAAAKALNKAVIADDSGLEVFALNGEPGVYSARYAGPNKSDEANIDKLLQNLEGISEREAQFVCVISMSTPGEETRTFKGTVSGVITNERQGENGFGYDPIFFVPEKGKTMAQLTTEEKSEISHRGNAIKKLNAYLESELS; encoded by the coding sequence ATGGCTGATATAGTAATTGCTTCAAATAATAAAGGCAAAATTAATGATTTTAAGGCAATTTTCCCGAAAGATAATGTGATTGGTATTTCTGAAGTTATTAAGGATTTCGATGTAGAAGAAACAGGTACCACTTTTGAAGAAAATGCACGATTAAAATCGGAAGCGGCAGCTAAAGCGCTAAATAAAGCAGTCATTGCTGATGATAGTGGATTAGAAGTATTTGCGTTAAATGGAGAACCAGGTGTTTATTCAGCTCGATATGCTGGACCAAATAAAAGTGATGAAGCTAATATAGATAAACTATTACAAAATTTAGAAGGTATTAGTGAGAGAGAAGCACAATTTGTTTGTGTTATAAGCATGAGTACGCCTGGCGAAGAGACACGTACCTTTAAAGGAACAGTATCAGGTGTGATTACAAATGAACGACAAGGAGAGAATGGCTTCGGATATGATCCTATCTTCTTTGTTCCTGAAAAAGGAAAAACAATGGCACAACTCACTACAGAAGAGAAAAGTGAAATTAGTCATCGAGGCAATGCGATTAAGAAATTAAATGCGTATTTGGAGAGTGAATTGTCATGA
- a CDS encoding metallophosphoesterase: protein MTKWLIVSDNHTEAGILYHLYEQHQDANVFIHLGDSEFDYNDTELSLYHRVKGNCDFYPEFPMEEVIENNGIKAFYTHGHLYQVNQTRMKLAEKAKSMECQFAFYGHTHVAKYENIGGVHVINPGSISQSRSNIEETFAELIIEERNNSATLNYRNRDNHIIEAIEFEI, encoded by the coding sequence ATGACAAAGTGGCTTATAGTAAGTGACAATCATACAGAAGCAGGTATTTTATACCATTTATACGAGCAACATCAAGATGCTAATGTGTTTATACATTTAGGTGATTCTGAATTTGACTATAATGATACAGAATTGAGCTTGTACCATCGTGTGAAAGGGAATTGTGACTTTTATCCAGAGTTCCCAATGGAAGAAGTAATAGAAAACAATGGCATTAAAGCTTTTTACACACATGGACATCTATATCAAGTTAATCAAACACGAATGAAATTAGCCGAAAAAGCGAAATCAATGGAATGTCAATTCGCATTTTATGGACATACACATGTCGCAAAATACGAAAATATAGGCGGCGTACATGTAATCAATCCTGGTAGTATTTCTCAATCACGGAGTAATATAGAAGAAACTTTCGCAGAATTGATAATTGAAGAACGAAATAATAGCGCTACTTTAAATTATAGAAACCGTGACAATCATATTATAGAAGCTATTGAATTTGAGATTTAA
- the uvrC gene encoding excinuclease ABC subunit UvrC, with protein MTDYKDKIKDKLSVVPFEPGCYLMKDRNNQVIYVGKAKRLRNRLRSYFTGAHDAKTTRLVSEIRNFEFIVTSSETESLLLELNLIKQYQPRYNILLKDDKSYPFIKITKEKHPRLIVTRTVKKGTGKYFGPYPNAYSAQETKKLLDRIYPFRKCDNMPDKLCLYYHIGQCMGPCVYDVDQQQYAKMTREISDFLSGEDKTILKNLEDRMLDASEKLDFERAKEYRDLIQHIHNLTKKQKIMSSDNTVRDVFGYNVSKGWMCIQVFFIRQGNMIQRDATMIPLQQQTEEEEFYTFIGQFYSLNQHILPKEVHVPKNLDKNMIQSVVDTKIVQPARGAKKEMVDLANHNAEVALDNKFELIARDESRTVKAIEELGERMGIQTPIRIEAFDNSNIQGVDPVSAMVTFVDGKPDKKGYRKYKIKTVEGPDDYKSMREVVRRRYTRVLNEGLPLPDLIIVDGGKGHMSGVMDVLENELGLDIPVAGLRKNDKHQTSELLYGSSAEVVPMKKNSQAFYLLHRIQDEVHRFAITFHRQTRQKTGLQSVLDTVDGIGSKRKTKLLRTFGSIKKMKEASVADLKNAGLPEKVAKNLQQALKDN; from the coding sequence ATGACAGACTACAAAGATAAAATTAAAGATAAATTAAGTGTCGTTCCATTTGAACCAGGTTGTTATTTAATGAAGGACCGAAATAATCAAGTGATTTATGTTGGTAAAGCTAAACGACTTAGAAATCGATTACGTTCTTATTTTACTGGTGCACATGATGCCAAAACTACAAGACTAGTAAGTGAGATACGTAATTTTGAATTTATTGTAACTTCTAGTGAGACGGAATCACTTTTATTAGAGTTAAATCTAATAAAGCAATATCAACCTCGTTACAATATCTTATTAAAAGACGATAAAAGTTATCCTTTTATTAAAATAACTAAAGAAAAGCATCCAAGGTTAATCGTTACAAGAACTGTAAAAAAAGGAACAGGCAAATATTTTGGACCATACCCCAATGCCTATTCAGCACAAGAAACAAAGAAATTATTAGATCGCATCTATCCGTTTAGAAAATGTGATAATATGCCAGATAAATTATGCCTTTATTATCACATTGGGCAATGCATGGGTCCATGTGTATATGATGTAGATCAACAACAATATGCCAAAATGACGCGTGAAATCAGTGACTTTTTAAGTGGAGAAGACAAAACAATTCTTAAAAATCTTGAAGATCGCATGCTAGACGCTAGTGAGAAACTAGATTTTGAACGTGCAAAAGAATATCGCGATTTAATACAACATATTCATAATTTAACTAAGAAACAAAAGATTATGTCCTCCGATAATACAGTACGTGATGTTTTTGGATATAACGTTTCTAAAGGTTGGATGTGTATTCAAGTTTTCTTCATTAGACAAGGGAATATGATTCAACGTGACGCTACAATGATTCCATTACAACAACAAACTGAAGAAGAAGAGTTTTATACGTTTATAGGCCAATTCTATAGTTTAAATCAACATATTTTGCCAAAAGAAGTACATGTACCTAAAAACTTAGATAAAAATATGATTCAGTCAGTAGTAGACACTAAAATTGTCCAACCAGCACGTGGTGCCAAGAAAGAAATGGTAGATTTAGCGAATCATAATGCTGAAGTCGCATTAGACAATAAATTTGAACTTATTGCTAGAGATGAATCTCGAACAGTCAAAGCTATTGAAGAATTAGGAGAGCGTATGGGCATTCAAACGCCAATTCGTATTGAAGCGTTTGATAACTCTAATATTCAAGGTGTAGATCCCGTTTCTGCGATGGTTACATTTGTAGATGGTAAACCTGATAAAAAAGGATATCGTAAATATAAAATTAAGACGGTCGAAGGACCTGATGATTATAAATCAATGAGAGAAGTAGTTCGTCGTCGCTATACACGCGTTTTAAATGAAGGCTTGCCATTGCCTGATCTTATCATCGTTGACGGAGGTAAAGGTCACATGTCGGGTGTTATGGATGTGCTTGAAAATGAGTTAGGCTTAGATATTCCAGTTGCGGGTTTAAGAAAAAATGATAAACACCAAACATCAGAATTACTATACGGTTCGAGTGCTGAAGTAGTACCAATGAAGAAAAATAGCCAAGCATTCTATTTATTACATCGTATTCAAGATGAAGTTCACCGTTTTGCAATTACTTTCCATCGTCAAACTCGACAAAAAACAGGATTACAATCCGTGTTAGATACTGTTGATGGTATTGGTAGTAAACGTAAAACTAAATTATTGCGTACATTTGGCTCTATTAAAAAAATGAAAGAGGCGAGTGTAGCGGATTTAAAAAATGCTGGTCTTCCTGAAAAAGTAGCTAAAAATTTACAACAAGCGCTAAAAGATAACTAA
- the trxA gene encoding thioredoxin — protein sequence MAIVKVTDSNIDENIQSGVKLVDFWATWCGPCKMIAPVLEELAGDYDGKADILKLDVDENPSTAAKFEVMSIPTLIVFKDGEPVDKVVGFQPKENLAEVLDKHL from the coding sequence ATGGCAATCGTAAAAGTAACGGATTCAAACATTGATGAAAATATTCAATCAGGCGTTAAATTAGTAGATTTTTGGGCAACTTGGTGTGGCCCATGTAAAATGATTGCTCCAGTTTTAGAAGAATTAGCTGGGGATTATGATGGTAAAGCTGATATTTTAAAATTAGACGTTGATGAAAACCCATCTACTGCTGCTAAATTTGAAGTTATGAGTATCCCAACTTTAATCGTATTTAAAGATGGAGAACCTGTTGATAAAGTTGTAGGTTTCCAACCTAAAGAAAACTTAGCTGAAGTATTAGATAAACATCTATAA